CTGATTGCCAACTCTAACTGGACCCAACCCAAACCCGATCAAATTGACCCACCGAATCCGCAATTAAGTCGATAAAGTTGGATAACCCATGCAAtcttcaactcctcatcattctCCACCACACTTTCTTCTCCAGTGTGGCCATGGCAGAAACCTCAAGCTTCCAACTAATGAAAACAACCCCATTTCCATCATTCATCAACCCACACCTCCATACCTCCAAACTCCATTACAAAACCTTAAACTTCCACAAAAAACCCATTAAATTCCTCTGTTCAACAACTTCCACGACATCAAATgacacaacatcatcatcatcatcaacaacaacaatggtaTCTCCAATTCGATGGGGTTGCGATGCCGATTCGTTAGAGAATGCTGAAGCATTGCAGAAATGGTTGTCAAGTTCTGGACTTCCTGTGCAAAAATTGAGAATTGAGAAAGTTGAAGTTGGTGAAAGAGGTCTTGTTGCTGTTAATAATGTTAGGAAAGGGGAAAAGCTTCTTTTTGTTCCTCCTGAACTTGTTATCACTCCTGATTCCGTAATTTCTCCGTCTTTTTAAATTATTATGGCTTTTTAATGCTTGTGCACCtcatttattgttattgtttattATATACTCCCCtccgtcccaattatttgtttacctttttattgtttgtgagagtggaggggtattttaattaaagttaaacaaatgagTAGGACGGAGGGAGTGTACTCTTATGTGGGAAGTGGCGGAACCAGGATTTATAGTTATGAGACGGGGATTTTTGGGAATTGTTAATGGAATAAAGTAAACTAGAAAAAAAAGTTGGAGATTTTAGCTTCCCTCCgtcccattcatttgtttacgatTGTAATACTGTATGTTGGGGTTGCCAATTTGCTCAATTTTATGTGTTTAGGGTTAGTTGCATTGAGAATTGAGGTAGATATTGTGGTATCCCCCTTAGTTTCGCCACTATATATCGGTTGGCCATTGCTCAATGTTATTCCATTGAGAATTGAGATGAATATTGTGGTAGACTTTGTTTCGATTTAGGTGGTGTGATTGAGATGTAGGATAGGAATAGGTGATCTCTCCTCTTGGTTGAGTGTTGTTTGTATTTTGTTATGTATGTGTCTATTGAAAGGAGCTTTGATATTACCTCATTTCGAAATTTGTCACCTTTACACGAGGTGACAAGGGTTTTGGCCACATGGGGAGGATTTGGCTTACAACAATGTAGCAAAAAATGGTTCCCTTTAttcccctcctcctcctcctcctgcccCCTTAATTGTTTTCAAGATATAGGATGTTGTATAGCTCACTTTCTGCTCACTCCAttcttccccccccccccctttataCAATGGGTTATTACTGGTTAGTGCTTAAATACACTCAAAAGTACGTCATCAAGATATGATTTTTTTCCCTTCGTTGGGTGGGGGTGAGGAGGTCAATCTGCCTTCTGCTGGAAGCATTCATATGACAGGGTGGTGCATATTGGCACCGTATTTAAGGCTAAGCATAATGGTACTCTAGTTAGGCATTCAATAGGTTTTGTTCTGTGTTTGCCATGTTACAGTTGGCTAGAATGGATTTTGAAAGAGATACGGATTATCACTTGCACTAGCTTGTTTAACCTGAAGCATTTCTTTATTTTCGGTATCAGGAGTGGACCTGTCCTGAGGCTGGACTAGTATTGAAGAAGAATTCTGTTCCTGACTGGCCGCTGCTTGCAACATACCTTATAAGTGAAGCAAGTGCTAAGACTTCTTCGAGGTGGAACAACTATATTTCAGCCTTGCCTCAACAGCCTTATTCCCTTTTGTACTGGTATGTTTGCTTCTGTTGTTTTTAGTCACTAGTGCGCCAGCTCCCATAGTGTGACGGGTGGAGTCGGTTTCTTCTCCTACCTGCCAATCTTCTTCATGTAAACCTGCTTGATTTAGATTGGTAAAATCGTACTTTGCCACCCACTTGCGCCTGGAGCCGTTGCGCTAGGCGCAACAGCATGGATGTTTTGGAAAGCTGGTGGCCGCGCGTGAATTCTCTCAACCATTTGTTTATTCTATAAATTTTTTATTGGagtgtttgattttttttaacaTTTTCCCCATTTAGTGTGTACTCTCACTGTCTTCTCGTGCAGCCTATGTTAGTTATGCTGTCTCGAGTATGAGTGTCGGGCATGGGGTATATTCAAAGTGTAGGATTCACACTGTCTCAATTTTTGACACACGTAAACTTTGTCATAAAATAAGGACACAAATATGGGAATGCAGTAACACACCTTCAAATTTGATGATTAATCAAAAAATGAAATATTTAGTTTTAAGAATTAAAGTGAAACAGAGGCTTGTTTGAGACATATGGCTTAAATGTGTCAAAATCGTACTCTATGTCTATAGCGGCCTTACGTACCAAACTACCAATCCCTTTCACTACTTTTGTCATGCAAGCCTCCCTTTCTATCTCTGTTCGGAGAAGTGTTGTATTGGCAAGTGTCAGATTTGGATTTCGTATTCATATCCTTGAGTATCGTATTGGACATGGTGACATGGGTATGGCCCCAAAATGGAAGAGTTGAAGTAACATAGCCTACAGCTGTTCTATGTTGTTTCAGGACACGGTCAGAACTGGATAGATATTTGGAAGCATCACAGATTAGAGAAAGAGCAATTGAAAGGAGCAATGATGTTAGTGGAACGTAAGCCTCGTTTTTTGTTGAAATTTCTCAACTTATTTATCAGGTCAACGGAGGTCATGTTTTTTGACTGTAATATAATGTTCACTAATTGATTGATAATTGATTCCTTTGCTTTTGCAGATACAATGATTTAAAACGCAGGATCTTCTCAAAACACCCAGATTTATTTCCAGAGGATGTATGTACTTCTCattttctcttatgatttttagGACCTGTTTCCACGATATGCCAATGTTAATTTATCTGCTGGAGTGTCTGGTTTAATTTTGTATGTTCAAACTTCAACGCTGGTATTGTATAACCAAGGGTATCTACACATTTACTTGTATGTAAATTGACAAATAAAGGGATTGGCCGCCATTAGGGATAGGCCGCTATGTAGACATTGTAGGCTCTGCACAATGGATAGAGAAAGTGAAATGTATGTGAGAAGGTGGTTATGTAACTCAATATCACGCAAGTTGCCCTATCTCACATTCCAATGGATAATATGCATGTTATATTTCAGTAACAATTAAGTTGCTGTGCGATTATAAACGTATGCACACAGTTCTTATTCAAATTTTCAGAACTTTACTGCATCTTGGTGGCCAGATTGATATTCATGCATTAGTTTCTGAGGTTGTTCTGTTCTTACAAAGGTGTCATAGCGGTAGTTATTGAAATTAGTTGTTTCTGAGGTCATGATATAGGCTGACCTTTGCCCTTTTACACTCTATCAGCTTATGTGGAAGCATTCTTTGCTTTAGCTGAAAGTAACTGTTTAATACGGAGTACGAAAGTTCCTTAATGTCTTAAGAGAATTTTTAAATATCCGTTAAAATCTATGAATGCATATTCACACCTAGCATGAAATTTTAATCTTCCCATAATATAATTAGTGTTCACTTCCGCAACTGCAGGTGTTTAATATGGAGACGTTCAACTGGTCATTTGGCATCCTCTTTTCACGATTGGTAAGCCGCATATCTGATTTTTCCGTGATAGCAGCATCATAAAGAAAGCCTAGATTTTCACCTTTCTTATGAGTTATGTGATGACATTCATGGTACTGTAATACTGTTAGCCTGTTAGGCTAGAGGTGAGCTTTATTAGAAATAAAGTAGAAATAAAGTAGTGGTATACTTGTATGTCTAGGTCCTGAAATACCCGGTAAGAAGTTACTAATCACTGCCTTACTATGATATAGCCATTGCCACTGCTGCCACCACCGCTCAGAAAATTTCTCTCTGCAAATCTGCAATGCATAGCAACTTATTCCTGGCTCCCTCAACTAATATTGGTTTTTTGTTCGGCTTCCTAGCACACTAGCTCTAATTTGTTGCCAGAAGAATGTTTGTTTCATAAAATAACATGGTATTTATTCTTCAAAATGCAGGTTAGATTGCCTTCAATGGATGGTAAAGTAGCATTGGTACCATGGGCTGATATGTTAAACCATAATTGCGAGGTACTTAATCTCTTCCTAAAAAAGCTCAAACATTGTTCACTACATCGGCTTCATATTTATTTGCATCACAAGTTCTTCGAATGTAAGCCGTAGTCAAAttatgttgttttgtttgtttttctgaTAAAGGTGGAAACATTTTTGGATTATGATAAGTCGTCAAAGGGAATCGTCTTCACAACTGACCGTCAATACCAGCCAGGTGAGCAGGTAAATGAAGGCTACGACATGTTATATTTCATGTCTGCATCAATAAGTGCATGCGCTGTGGAATCATAGCTCAGGTAGATTAGGCTTTTAGATTACGTAGCTCTTAGCTATCGTAAATGCAAGTCAGCTCCCAAGTAGCTCACAGATTTCCTTTGTTAAGTAGGGGTTGTAAGCAAAAAGACGAATAAAAGGATTTTTCTACGATTAACCCTGTACAGTTTTCCTTTGTTGCTAGTGGAAGGCAAGAACATCTGTTCACTACTGCACTTTGCTGCAGGCTGTTTTACTCGAGCTTTTTTTATTACAAAGGAGAAAAATTTCAACCTTTTATTTAGATGTCCTAACAAGTATAGCTTAAGTTCCGAGGTTCGCACAGTAGTAGTTAGTACAGTACATTTTCCCAATGGACCGATAAGATTTGACAAATATTGTAttcccgttttgccaggtcttcATATCATATGGAAAGAAGTCTAATGGAGAGTTactgttgtcatatggttttgttccCAAAGAAGGAACTAATCCTTCGGATTCTGCTGAGTTGTCGTTGTCACTTGACAAATCCGACAAATGTTACAAGGAGAAG
The Silene latifolia isolate original U9 population chromosome 11, ASM4854445v1, whole genome shotgun sequence genome window above contains:
- the LOC141610728 gene encoding ribulose-1,5 bisphosphate carboxylase/oxygenase large subunit N-methyltransferase, chloroplastic; amino-acid sequence: MAETSSFQLMKTTPFPSFINPHLHTSKLHYKTLNFHKKPIKFLCSTTSTTSNDTTSSSSSTTTMVSPIRWGCDADSLENAEALQKWLSSSGLPVQKLRIEKVEVGERGLVAVNNVRKGEKLLFVPPELVITPDSEWTCPEAGLVLKKNSVPDWPLLATYLISEASAKTSSRWNNYISALPQQPYSLLYWTRSELDRYLEASQIRERAIERSNDVSGTYNDLKRRIFSKHPDLFPEDVFNMETFNWSFGILFSRLVRLPSMDGKVALVPWADMLNHNCEVETFLDYDKSSKGIVFTTDRQYQPGEQVFISYGKKSNGELLLSYGFVPKEGTNPSDSAELSLSLDKSDKCYKEKLEVLKKHGLSGSHRFPLRVTGWPVEMMAYAYLVVSPPDMLNMFDEMASAASNETKAQKNLRYPELDEEALQFILDTCEATIAKYSKFLQESGLMDLDVTSPKQLNRRLFLKQLAVDLCNSERRILYRTQYILRRNLREIRSGELKALRLFNGFRNWFK